In the genome of Spirochaetia bacterium, one region contains:
- a CDS encoding NAD(P)H-dependent oxidoreductase subunit E, which produces MKELEQEFSPEQIQQLDTIIEQYGKEPGCLIPLLEKVQQVLGYLPLNVQERIADKLGMAPNRVYGVVSFYSFFTMKPRARHRVQVCMGTACYVKGAQKIADRIESEYHLQIGESTPDGRFTYERARCFGACGLAPVMIVDGKVYGKMTAARVDEILAQYK; this is translated from the coding sequence ATGAAGGAACTTGAGCAGGAATTTTCTCCGGAACAGATTCAGCAACTGGATACGATAATTGAGCAATATGGAAAAGAGCCCGGTTGCCTTATTCCGTTGCTTGAAAAAGTACAGCAAGTATTGGGATACCTACCGCTGAATGTTCAGGAACGCATAGCAGATAAACTCGGTATGGCACCGAACAGAGTGTACGGTGTGGTGTCTTTCTATTCGTTCTTTACCATGAAGCCTCGGGCAAGACATAGGGTGCAGGTCTGTATGGGAACCGCTTGCTACGTCAAGGGTGCCCAGAAAATTGCAGACAGGATTGAGAGTGAGTATCACCTGCAAATCGGTGAAAGTACACCAGATGGACGTTTTACCTATGAAAGGGCCCGTTGTTTCGGAGCCTGTGGATTGGCACCGGTGATGATTGTTGACGGCAAGGTCTATGGCAAGATGACTGCGGCACGGGTTGATGAAATCCTGGCTCAGTATAAATGA
- the nuoF gene encoding NADH-quinone oxidoreductase subunit NuoF — protein MKKIQTTADLEAVRPKMKQLDAQKKTKIYVHMGTCGIASGAMEVLVSLRQSIKDAKVDDVSIITTGCAGICCREPLVTVALPGQEPIIYEYVDAKKASRIFSEHVIGKQVVKEYAFARGMECQLPERIKNHGNIPGEKSASKEIPGIEDIPFFALQHQRVMHNRGVIDPNNIEDYIGRGGYFSAAKALDSMTSEKIIEEVLDSGLRGRGGAGFPTGLKWKFAAKEPEGVKYVLCNADEGDPGAYMDRNVLESDPHSVLEGMLIAAKAIGAHRGYIYCRAEYPLAVETLNKAIRQARTYGLLGDDILGSGFDFDISVYEGAGAFVCGEETALMRSLEGKRGNPRPRPPFPAHAGLWEKPTVLNNVETLSNVPQIIANGSKWFASVGTEKSKGTKVFSITGDLTNVGCVEVPFGTTLDTIVNKIGGGITEGKHLKAVQLGGPSGGCIPAEHMDVPVDYETLQQYGAIMGSGGLIVMGDDKSAIDIAKFFMEFCKDEACGKCIPGREGTKQMVEILRTIAAGKGCAADIAKLEDLADVVQKTALCALCKTSVNPVMSTLRYFRNEYEAAVACNDAKECAK, from the coding sequence ATGAAAAAGATACAGACAACAGCAGATCTGGAAGCTGTAAGGCCGAAGATGAAACAGCTGGATGCACAGAAAAAGACAAAGATCTATGTGCATATGGGGACATGTGGAATTGCATCGGGAGCCATGGAAGTCTTGGTTTCTTTACGTCAGAGCATAAAGGATGCAAAAGTTGATGACGTCAGTATAATTACGACAGGATGTGCTGGCATATGCTGCAGGGAACCTCTTGTAACCGTTGCACTTCCGGGACAGGAACCGATTATCTATGAATATGTAGATGCAAAGAAGGCTTCTCGGATTTTTTCGGAACACGTGATAGGAAAACAGGTGGTCAAGGAATATGCTTTTGCCAGAGGTATGGAATGCCAATTGCCTGAACGTATCAAGAATCACGGGAATATACCAGGAGAGAAAAGCGCTTCAAAAGAGATTCCCGGCATTGAAGATATTCCATTCTTTGCATTGCAGCATCAGAGGGTCATGCACAACAGGGGAGTGATAGATCCGAACAATATCGAAGACTATATAGGAAGAGGCGGTTACTTCAGTGCTGCCAAGGCTCTTGATTCCATGACCTCTGAAAAGATTATCGAAGAAGTACTTGATTCAGGTCTGAGAGGCCGTGGTGGCGCAGGTTTCCCTACTGGCCTGAAATGGAAGTTTGCCGCAAAGGAACCAGAAGGTGTCAAATATGTCCTTTGCAATGCTGATGAAGGGGACCCTGGTGCATATATGGACAGGAATGTCCTTGAAAGCGATCCTCACAGTGTACTCGAAGGAATGCTTATTGCGGCAAAGGCCATCGGGGCCCATCGGGGATACATCTACTGCAGGGCAGAGTATCCTCTGGCTGTAGAGACCTTGAACAAGGCAATCAGGCAGGCAAGGACCTATGGCCTTCTCGGTGATGACATCCTTGGCTCTGGCTTTGATTTTGATATTTCAGTCTATGAAGGTGCCGGTGCCTTTGTCTGCGGGGAAGAGACTGCCTTGATGCGTTCCTTGGAAGGCAAGAGAGGCAATCCCCGTCCTCGGCCGCCTTTCCCAGCCCATGCGGGGCTTTGGGAGAAACCTACGGTACTCAACAATGTGGAGACCTTGTCAAATGTACCGCAGATCATTGCCAACGGAAGCAAATGGTTTGCATCCGTCGGGACGGAGAAGAGCAAGGGAACCAAGGTCTTTTCCATTACCGGTGATCTTACGAATGTCGGATGTGTAGAGGTTCCGTTCGGCACGACATTGGATACCATCGTCAATAAGATCGGCGGCGGCATTACTGAGGGCAAACACCTGAAAGCCGTACAGCTGGGTGGCCCTTCGGGAGGATGCATCCCTGCCGAACATATGGATGTCCCTGTTGATTATGAAACGTTGCAGCAGTATGGGGCAATCATGGGTTCGGGTGGCCTCATCGTCATGGGCGATGACAAATCTGCCATAGATATAGCCAAGTTCTTCATGGAATTCTGTAAGGATGAAGCCTGTGGGAAATGTATTCCTGGCAGGGAAGGCACGAAGCAGATGGTGGAGATACTCCGTACGATTGCTGCTGGCAAAGGTTGTGCTGCAGATATTGCCAAGTTGGAAGACCTTGCGGATGTCGTACAGAAAACGGCATTGTGTGCCTTGTGCAAGACTTCTGTGAATCCGGTAATGAGCACCCTGAGATATTTCAGGAATGAATATGAGGCTGCCGTAGCCTGTAATGATGCAAAGGAGTGTGCCAAATGA
- a CDS encoding 2Fe-2S iron-sulfur cluster-binding protein, with product MIISLRSISYDDLKKQLCPEDKIVILSCDTCVKACGIGGSARMKQLTGMLQADGYTVLGIDLISIGCTMNLVAHHRDNRKEVYDEATVVIPLICEDGLVGVRKVFADKKIIQVAKTVGIGNFTMDKGVVLTHPFESTGLAQNDDGYPLAEVAKALQLFPGFFDEKDGSPSADQMVKLTVDGKEIAAPAGQNLLAACLANSIDVPHLCFQEDLSAYGACRLCLVKIKGRKGLVPACCTHVEAGMDVCTDDAELQHCRRIILELAMASGHHDCLTCVKGVPSPFATCELQKYVRAADITESRFASFPVKLPEDDSSPVIFHDPNRCILCGRCVRACQELSGLSNLGFVNRGDRTVVVAGLNTEMNQSDCAACMACVNVCPTGALTEKVVYFSGKDWTPSRKFMSL from the coding sequence ATGATTATCTCACTTCGGTCTATAAGTTATGATGATTTGAAAAAACAGCTTTGTCCTGAAGACAAGATTGTCATCCTCAGCTGTGATACCTGTGTAAAAGCTTGTGGTATCGGTGGTTCTGCAAGGATGAAACAGCTGACAGGAATGTTGCAGGCGGATGGTTACACCGTCTTGGGTATAGATTTGATCAGCATCGGCTGTACGATGAACTTGGTTGCACATCATAGGGACAATAGAAAAGAAGTATATGACGAGGCAACGGTTGTCATTCCGCTTATCTGCGAAGATGGATTGGTCGGTGTGCGCAAGGTATTTGCTGACAAGAAGATCATCCAGGTTGCCAAGACTGTCGGGATCGGAAACTTCACGATGGACAAAGGTGTCGTGTTGACCCATCCGTTTGAAAGTACCGGCCTTGCACAGAACGATGATGGCTATCCTTTGGCTGAAGTAGCCAAGGCATTGCAGCTGTTTCCAGGTTTCTTCGATGAAAAGGATGGGTCTCCTTCTGCAGACCAGATGGTAAAGCTGACGGTAGATGGGAAGGAAATTGCCGCACCTGCAGGCCAGAACCTGCTTGCCGCCTGTCTGGCCAATTCCATAGATGTACCGCATCTGTGCTTTCAGGAAGATCTGTCAGCATACGGAGCCTGCCGTCTGTGCCTGGTAAAGATCAAAGGCCGCAAGGGTTTGGTCCCTGCTTGTTGTACCCATGTTGAAGCTGGTATGGATGTCTGTACGGATGATGCGGAACTGCAGCATTGCCGTCGTATTATCCTTGAGCTTGCGATGGCTTCCGGGCATCATGATTGCCTGACTTGCGTGAAGGGCGTTCCGTCTCCTTTTGCTACCTGTGAACTGCAGAAATATGTCCGTGCAGCTGATATTACTGAAAGTCGGTTTGCTTCTTTTCCTGTAAAGTTGCCGGAGGATGATTCAAGTCCTGTAATATTCCATGATCCCAACCGCTGTATCCTTTGTGGACGTTGTGTAAGGGCTTGCCAGGAGCTTTCAGGACTCAGTAACTTAGGCTTTGTCAATCGAGGTGACCGTACTGTAGTGGTTGCAGGGCTCAATACTGAGATGAACCAGAGTGACTGTGCTGCCTGTATGGCTTGTGTCAATGTTTGTCCGACAGGAGCTCTTACGGAAAAAGTCGTGTATTTCAGCGGGAAGGACTGGACTCCTTCAAGGAAGTTCATGTCTCTCTGA
- a CDS encoding XRE family transcriptional regulator, which translates to MTYHTRTPYQLAMALKDKRKTLELTQKEAGRKIGLLPKTISALETHPERCTLESLFKLISALDLEIELHEKSQEQKGEW; encoded by the coding sequence ATGACGTATCACACGAGGACTCCTTATCAACTTGCAATGGCTTTGAAGGACAAACGCAAGACTTTGGAACTTACACAAAAGGAAGCAGGGCGTAAAATAGGACTTCTGCCAAAGACGATCTCAGCTTTGGAGACGCATCCGGAGCGCTGTACCCTTGAGAGTCTTTTCAAGCTCATTTCGGCCTTGGATCTTGAAATAGAACTGCATGAAAAATCACAGGAACAAAAAGGAGAATGGTAA
- a CDS encoding type II toxin-antitoxin system HipA family toxin, with translation MAQKRILSVLMNGEPVGSWIHVSGREASFTYEKSWLDATGSRPISLSLPLSSRPIIGRQVDSFFDNLLPDNSEIRGRLQRRFNCPSRNPFDLLSAVGKDCAGALQILPENSSIQSIRRIDAIPLSEAQVASVLRTISIGQIPGDVHDEAFRISIAGAQEKTALLYYGNAWCIPQATTPTTHIFKLPLGIIGGGINLSQSIENEWLCLQILKAFGLPVADAKIVQFEDQKALCVKRFDRCYASDKSWIIRIPQEDICQATGISPEKKYESEGGPGISSILKLLQGSHNARYDRKTFLKAQLLYWLLAASDGHAKNFSLFIEAEGAYHLTPLYDVISAYPISGKVKSNIFPQRLRLAMSVGKQRHYEWRKFQKRHWIETAALTDTQDMISEIIGEIIDSKTSVINQISSNLPDGFPEYLAESILSGLDETSKLLE, from the coding sequence ATGGCCCAGAAACGGATTCTGTCAGTTCTGATGAATGGCGAACCTGTCGGTTCATGGATTCATGTTTCCGGCAGGGAAGCCTCGTTCACTTATGAGAAATCATGGCTTGATGCAACTGGTAGCCGACCTATTTCTCTTTCCCTTCCACTTAGCTCCCGTCCGATTATAGGAAGACAGGTTGACTCTTTCTTTGATAACTTGCTTCCTGACAATTCTGAGATAAGAGGTAGGTTGCAACGGCGTTTCAATTGTCCTTCAAGGAATCCCTTTGACTTGCTTTCTGCAGTTGGAAAAGACTGTGCCGGAGCTTTGCAGATTCTACCGGAAAATAGTTCGATTCAAAGTATCAGAAGAATTGATGCAATTCCTTTGTCCGAAGCTCAGGTTGCATCTGTTTTGCGTACTATATCGATAGGTCAGATACCCGGGGATGTGCATGATGAAGCTTTTCGTATTTCCATTGCCGGAGCTCAGGAGAAAACAGCTTTGCTCTATTATGGAAATGCATGGTGCATACCACAGGCCACTACGCCGACAACTCATATATTCAAGCTCCCGCTAGGGATTATAGGTGGTGGAATCAATCTGTCCCAATCAATTGAAAACGAATGGCTTTGTTTGCAGATTCTTAAAGCTTTCGGACTTCCTGTTGCAGATGCAAAGATAGTGCAGTTTGAAGATCAGAAGGCATTGTGTGTAAAGCGATTTGACCGGTGCTATGCATCAGACAAATCGTGGATCATACGGATCCCGCAGGAAGATATTTGTCAGGCTACGGGGATATCTCCAGAAAAAAAGTATGAAAGTGAAGGCGGTCCTGGAATCAGCTCAATATTGAAATTACTTCAAGGGTCACATAATGCCCGGTATGACCGGAAGACTTTTTTGAAAGCACAGTTGTTATACTGGTTACTGGCTGCATCAGATGGTCATGCCAAGAATTTCAGCCTTTTCATAGAAGCAGAAGGTGCGTATCATCTTACGCCTTTATATGATGTGATTTCAGCATATCCTATATCAGGAAAGGTCAAGAGCAATATATTTCCACAAAGACTGAGACTTGCTATGTCAGTCGGAAAACAACGTCATTATGAATGGAGAAAATTTCAGAAACGGCATTGGATTGAAACTGCAGCGTTGACTGATACCCAAGATATGATTTCTGAGATCATAGGAGAAATCATTGATTCGAAAACTTCGGTAATCAACCAGATCAGTTCAAATCTACCTGATGGATTTCCTGAGTATCTGGCCGAGTCGATTCTTTCTGGACTGGACGAGACTTCCAAATTGTTGGAATAG
- a CDS encoding ATP-binding protein, whose translation MLTKLLLKHIYDQQQEVIGIDNELDRTSAISLLPPKTAFARIITGVRRCGKSTLLRQILKKTYPRGFLFNFDDPRLVGFTVADFELLDELIEDEHATALFFDEIQLIPHWELYIKQKLDAKVPVYLTGSNAALLSQELGTMLTGRHLDTVLYPFSYKEYCSFMKAEIGLQSFSSFLQDGGFPVYLQFKDPQILTALFSDIIYRDIVTRYNLKQAKHLKLLAIFLLSNVGSQVSANRLVSVAQVKTAKTILEYFSYLEVTYLFAFVYKFDYSLRAQINAPRKVYAIDTALIQNLSANVTLDQGHIMENAVYLELCRHFSHIYYFRAPVSNGTQGNEAECDFICWNEVKIKSAIQVCYEWTAEVRYREIRGVLAAMDFFHLGEGTIVTLKDKDSLFDNGRKIKVIPAAEWFFGTFPQS comes from the coding sequence ATGCTTACAAAATTGCTTTTGAAACATATTTATGACCAGCAACAAGAAGTAATTGGTATAGACAACGAACTCGACAGGACTTCAGCAATATCGTTGTTACCTCCCAAAACGGCATTTGCAAGGATCATTACAGGTGTCAGACGATGTGGAAAAAGTACTTTGCTCAGACAAATCTTGAAGAAAACGTATCCACGGGGATTCCTTTTTAATTTTGATGATCCACGTTTGGTCGGTTTTACTGTAGCAGATTTTGAACTTTTGGATGAACTTATTGAAGATGAGCATGCAACTGCCTTGTTTTTTGATGAAATACAACTTATTCCTCATTGGGAACTGTATATAAAACAAAAACTTGATGCCAAGGTCCCTGTGTACCTTACGGGATCAAATGCTGCACTTCTTAGCCAAGAATTAGGGACTATGTTGACAGGACGTCATTTGGATACTGTATTGTATCCTTTTTCTTATAAGGAATACTGTAGTTTCATGAAAGCAGAGATAGGCCTGCAAAGTTTTTCTTCATTTTTGCAGGACGGTGGGTTTCCTGTTTATTTGCAGTTCAAAGATCCGCAGATACTAACTGCTTTGTTCTCTGATATCATTTATAGGGATATTGTTACCAGATACAATTTGAAACAAGCAAAGCATTTGAAATTGCTTGCTATATTTTTACTCTCAAATGTTGGCTCTCAAGTTTCAGCAAACCGACTTGTGAGCGTTGCCCAAGTCAAAACTGCAAAGACTATCTTGGAGTATTTTTCATACTTGGAAGTAACTTATTTGTTTGCGTTCGTTTATAAATTTGATTATTCACTGCGAGCCCAAATAAATGCACCGAGAAAAGTCTATGCAATTGATACTGCCTTGATACAGAACCTCAGTGCAAACGTAACATTGGACCAGGGACATATCATGGAAAATGCTGTTTATCTGGAATTATGTAGGCATTTTTCTCATATATATTACTTTAGGGCTCCTGTAAGCAATGGTACTCAAGGCAACGAGGCTGAATGTGATTTCATCTGTTGGAATGAAGTCAAAATAAAATCGGCTATACAGGTCTGTTATGAATGGACTGCTGAAGTCCGTTATCGGGAAATCCGGGGTGTCCTTGCTGCAATGGACTTTTTCCATTTGGGCGAAGGAACAATTGTTACGCTTAAAGATAAAGACAGTCTGTTTGACAATGGCAGGAAAATCAAGGTTATACCGGCTGCAGAATGGTTTTTTGGCACATTTCCTCAAAGCTGA
- a CDS encoding ATP-binding protein translates to MFCERTDELKKLQELYESKKFELAIIYGRRRVGKTTLIREFCKDKEAIYYLSIDATRQGNLEALSKEIQSYLYPGETLETYKDFETILSRIDKLSERKLIVAIDEYPYLAKSYPPISSMIQKHIDLKWKSGRMLLILCGSSMSFMEHQLLGYQSPLYGRRTAQFKIQPFTFFQSRSMLEGFSSQDQALLYAITGGIPEYLSALDLKKSTDDNIYNLFFDSNGRLVEEPHNLLLQELRHPGNYFTVLTALSNGASRLNEIATAAHISTSSCTNQLKSLEELHLIKKCYPFKESGQAKKSIYRFEDQMFRFWYRFVMPNQSLIAMGNGMKFYQDHIKEQLAQFMEPVFESICMQYLWQPKVYAGLEIKFKQLSSWWGTNPNTKQQEEIDIIGTDGKALLVAECKWKNDPADKGVLATLRRRASLFPQQHKILMIFSKTGFTTDLQDEANKKKDVRLVSFEEMCQKTILQPV, encoded by the coding sequence ATGTTTTGTGAAAGAACTGATGAACTGAAAAAATTACAAGAGCTCTATGAAAGCAAAAAATTCGAACTGGCAATAATCTATGGAAGACGGAGAGTTGGCAAAACTACCCTTATCAGAGAATTCTGCAAAGATAAGGAAGCAATTTATTACTTGTCAATCGATGCAACAAGACAAGGGAATTTGGAAGCTTTGTCAAAAGAAATTCAGAGCTATCTATATCCAGGGGAGACACTTGAAACCTATAAGGATTTTGAAACAATACTCAGCAGAATTGACAAGTTATCTGAACGCAAACTTATAGTTGCAATCGATGAATATCCCTACTTGGCAAAAAGTTATCCTCCGATATCTTCAATGATTCAGAAACATATCGATCTAAAATGGAAATCAGGCCGTATGCTGTTGATTCTCTGTGGTTCATCAATGAGTTTCATGGAACATCAGCTACTAGGCTACCAAAGTCCCTTGTATGGCAGAAGAACTGCACAGTTCAAGATACAACCGTTTACGTTCTTCCAAAGCAGATCCATGCTTGAAGGCTTTTCAAGCCAAGACCAAGCATTGCTGTATGCCATAACAGGAGGCATTCCTGAATATCTTTCAGCCCTGGATTTGAAAAAAAGTACTGATGACAATATCTACAATCTCTTTTTTGACAGCAATGGACGCCTAGTGGAAGAACCCCATAATCTATTGCTGCAGGAACTGAGGCATCCAGGCAATTATTTTACCGTACTTACGGCACTGTCAAACGGTGCCAGCAGACTCAATGAAATCGCTACTGCTGCACATATATCTACTTCAAGTTGTACAAATCAGCTGAAAAGCCTGGAAGAACTACATCTGATCAAAAAATGTTATCCATTCAAGGAATCAGGACAAGCCAAGAAATCAATCTACAGGTTTGAAGACCAAATGTTCAGATTCTGGTACCGTTTCGTCATGCCTAATCAAAGCCTGATTGCAATGGGTAATGGAATGAAATTCTACCAAGATCATATCAAAGAGCAACTGGCACAGTTCATGGAACCTGTATTCGAATCAATCTGTATGCAATATCTCTGGCAACCGAAGGTATATGCAGGACTGGAAATCAAATTCAAGCAACTCTCTTCATGGTGGGGTACGAATCCAAATACCAAGCAGCAGGAAGAAATCGATATCATCGGTACTGACGGGAAGGCTCTGCTTGTAGCGGAATGTAAATGGAAGAACGACCCGGCAGACAAGGGTGTACTGGCAACACTCAGACGTCGTGCTTCCCTGTTTCCCCAGCAACATAAAATTCTTATGATATTTTCCAAGACTGGTTTTACTACAGATTTACAGGATGAAGCAAACAAGAAAAAAGATGTACGCTTGGTCAGCTTTGAGGAAATGTGCCAAAAAACCATTCTGCAGCCGGTATAA
- a CDS encoding fructose bisphosphate aldolase, with protein MNQAQFNRMKNGKGFIAALDQSGGSTPKALKLYGISEDRYGTEEEMFKLVHQMRTRIITSPSFTSKQILGAILFKVTMESKIKDLYSADYLWKEKGIVPFLKVDSGLAEEQDGVQMMKPIPDLDALLKEAKKKNIFGTKMRSVIKHANPVGIKAIVSQQFELARRIMAFGLVPIIEPEVDIHASDKQACEELLLADIKEEMAKMKASDYLIFKLTIPTVPNFYKDLMVYPDVVRVVALSGGYPQQEAVEKLSENNGMVASFSRALSEGLKAEQSQEEFDAKLADSVKIIYEASLT; from the coding sequence ATGAATCAAGCACAATTTAATCGGATGAAAAATGGAAAAGGTTTCATAGCCGCATTGGACCAGAGCGGAGGAAGTACTCCGAAGGCATTGAAACTCTATGGCATCAGTGAAGATCGCTATGGTACTGAAGAAGAAATGTTCAAGTTGGTCCACCAGATGAGGACGAGGATCATCACTTCACCTAGTTTTACAAGTAAACAGATTCTTGGCGCAATTCTTTTTAAAGTAACTATGGAAAGCAAGATCAAAGATCTGTACAGTGCAGATTATCTATGGAAAGAAAAAGGTATCGTACCGTTTCTCAAGGTAGATAGCGGACTTGCCGAGGAACAGGACGGTGTCCAGATGATGAAGCCGATTCCTGACCTTGATGCATTGCTCAAGGAAGCAAAGAAGAAAAATATATTTGGGACAAAGATGCGTTCCGTAATCAAGCATGCGAATCCTGTCGGTATCAAAGCCATCGTAAGCCAGCAGTTTGAATTGGCCCGGCGGATCATGGCATTCGGTCTTGTTCCGATTATTGAGCCTGAAGTCGATATACATGCTTCGGACAAACAGGCTTGTGAAGAACTGTTGCTGGCTGATATCAAGGAAGAAATGGCAAAAATGAAGGCTTCTGATTATCTTATCTTCAAATTGACCATTCCTACGGTTCCGAATTTCTATAAGGATCTCATGGTGTATCCCGATGTAGTGAGGGTCGTTGCTCTTTCCGGTGGCTATCCACAGCAGGAAGCAGTTGAAAAACTGAGTGAAAACAATGGCATGGTTGCAAGTTTCTCACGGGCATTGAGCGAAGGCCTGAAGGCTGAACAGAGCCAGGAAGAGTTTGATGCAAAATTAGCAGATTCTGTAAAGATAATTTATGAGGCATCACTGACCTAG
- a CDS encoding aspartate aminotransferase family protein: MYAVEPLLLTNEKKSQEAFKKQLDATADAICATFVDDKAYTGRSPQQLQQQLEAISMLPKHGIGFEAMLDEAKKLILPNCLRPSSTSYMAHLHSPALLESISAELMITAFNQSMDSWDQAPIATEIEVEVIKNLCRMFGYGKQSDGVFTSGGSQTNFCALLLARDGYCNRVLHHDIKKDGLPASYAKFRLYASEVSHFSMEKSAHMLGLGYQAVRKVPIDANGKMDTRCLEKMIKEDLDKGNLPFCVVATIGTTDYGTIDDVQAIGQICKRYGLYLHADAAYGSGLIVSDTYGSRLGDLSSCDSITVDFHKMFLLPISCSALLVKDGSRLDAFQLHADYLNREEDEADGYVNLVGKSMQTTRRFDALKVWIAFRTRGKDGFGKIIDTCVENAAYLYDQLNKDSVFQVAIKSEISSVVFRLDANDETNKKIRRQLLLNEGIVIGQTVYQGKTYLKFTLLNPLVTHDHLDELVKIIKKIGLQLIRQSA; the protein is encoded by the coding sequence ATGTACGCTGTTGAACCGTTGCTGCTGACCAACGAAAAAAAAAGTCAGGAAGCTTTCAAGAAACAACTGGATGCAACGGCAGATGCAATCTGTGCAACCTTTGTTGATGATAAGGCATACACGGGAAGATCACCACAACAACTCCAGCAACAACTGGAAGCTATTTCAATGCTTCCAAAGCATGGCATCGGGTTTGAAGCCATGCTCGACGAAGCGAAGAAACTTATTCTCCCTAATTGCCTTCGGCCCTCATCGACATCCTATATGGCACATCTTCATAGCCCTGCATTGTTGGAATCCATCAGTGCAGAACTTATGATCACGGCATTCAACCAATCGATGGACTCATGGGATCAGGCACCTATTGCAACAGAAATCGAAGTCGAAGTCATCAAGAATCTCTGCAGGATGTTCGGTTACGGAAAACAGAGTGACGGCGTCTTCACTTCGGGAGGAAGCCAGACAAATTTCTGCGCTTTGCTGCTTGCCAGAGATGGCTATTGCAACAGAGTACTCCACCACGACATCAAGAAAGATGGCTTACCTGCCAGCTACGCAAAATTCAGGCTTTATGCTTCCGAAGTCTCGCATTTTTCAATGGAAAAGAGTGCACATATGCTTGGACTAGGTTATCAGGCAGTACGGAAAGTTCCGATTGATGCAAACGGCAAGATGGACACCCGATGTCTGGAAAAAATGATCAAGGAAGACCTGGACAAGGGCAATCTGCCGTTCTGTGTAGTTGCTACCATCGGCACGACCGACTATGGCACGATTGATGATGTGCAGGCTATAGGACAAATCTGCAAGCGCTATGGCCTTTATCTGCATGCAGATGCGGCTTACGGTTCAGGCTTGATCGTATCAGACACCTACGGTTCCAGATTGGGAGACCTTTCCTCCTGCGATTCCATCACAGTAGACTTCCATAAGATGTTCCTGCTTCCGATCAGCTGCAGTGCCCTTCTCGTCAAGGATGGCAGCAGGCTCGATGCTTTCCAGCTTCATGCAGATTATCTCAACAGGGAAGAAGATGAAGCAGACGGTTATGTCAATCTGGTCGGAAAATCCATGCAGACTACCCGTCGTTTCGATGCTTTGAAAGTCTGGATAGCTTTCAGGACAAGAGGAAAGGATGGTTTTGGAAAAATCATCGATACTTGTGTTGAAAATGCTGCATATCTGTATGATCAGCTCAACAAGGATAGTGTTTTTCAAGTTGCCATAAAATCTGAAATATCTTCAGTGGTATTCCGGCTTGACGCAAATGATGAGACAAATAAGAAAATCAGAAGGCAACTGCTCCTTAACGAAGGTATCGTAATCGGCCAGACTGTTTATCAGGGTAAGACTTATCTGAAATTCACCCTTCTCAATCCTCTTGTCACACATGACCATCTGGATGAACTTGTAAAAATAATCAAAAAAATAGGATTGCAACTGATAAGACAATCTGCCTGA